One Ruficoccus amylovorans DNA window includes the following coding sequences:
- a CDS encoding PEP-CTERM sorting domain-containing protein, producing the protein MKKILLATAIFGAASLLNADILVGFSFNGMSNGGNSSFAVGDISDITGDTDAADTGGFQGTSNGSLYYGGTNGSSNFNMTGGFPPGTAGYEAFNLPQNNILSDRVGAPNLNQYTTPSSLLFYNTPFGDASGSTFVIEINGLSEGVYSDIVLSYAAANQTGTGSSTILWEVSYTSFDSGFSSISEDTVTSTIADGGTGQAFSHNVSGSGSSVWIRGTVDNIVLGNPLMLDNILISGNVVPEPSTYAAIAGGLALAFVALRRRLRK; encoded by the coding sequence ATGAAAAAAATCCTTCTCGCGACAGCCATCTTTGGCGCCGCTTCTCTGCTGAACGCGGATATCCTGGTTGGCTTTTCCTTCAACGGTATGAGCAATGGCGGAAACAGCAGCTTTGCTGTGGGCGACATTTCTGATATCACCGGTGACACCGATGCCGCTGATACTGGCGGCTTTCAGGGTACCTCCAACGGTAGCCTTTATTATGGAGGCACGAATGGTTCGAGTAATTTCAATATGACGGGCGGTTTCCCTCCCGGCACTGCAGGTTACGAAGCATTCAATCTCCCGCAGAACAATATCCTGTCCGACCGTGTTGGTGCGCCGAATCTGAACCAGTACACGACTCCGTCTTCACTGTTGTTCTACAATACGCCGTTCGGTGACGCCAGCGGGAGCACGTTTGTCATTGAGATCAATGGCCTGAGTGAAGGTGTTTACTCGGACATCGTTCTGAGCTATGCCGCCGCTAATCAAACTGGTACAGGCAGCTCCACTATCCTCTGGGAAGTGAGCTACACCAGCTTTGACAGTGGCTTCTCCTCGATCAGTGAAGACACCGTCACCAGCACGATTGCCGATGGTGGTACGGGCCAGGCCTTCTCCCATAACGTTTCCGGCAGCGGTTCTTCCGTCTGGATTCGCGGGACGGTTGACAACATCGTCCTGGGTAACCCTCTGATGCTGGACAACATCCTCATCTCGGGTAACGTCGTGCCGGAGCCCTCCACCTACGCGGCTATCGCTGGTGGTCTCGCACTCGCCTTCGTGGCCCTGCGCCGCCGTCTGCGCAAGTAG
- the surE gene encoding 5'/3'-nucleotidase SurE → MSKPLALITNDDGIDSWFLRVLVEAMQNDFEVVVAAPMGEQSWIGRAMSRRREVHIAENETLGCTAYALDGTPSDCVNIALGHLMGERKPDVVCSGINLGYNACLPLILSSGTVAGAMEGAFWGLPAVAFSHVIPQVDFEAIREKHGRAEGEMADSVRCAAALSTKIALSLVGQKPASPTVHNINFPRRTFADSEVVRTIPSPMPMHSLFAKAGDSSFRFNKVEREPAPDGQLDDMEALNAGKVSHTVLDLASIAAPVPV, encoded by the coding sequence ATGTCCAAACCGCTTGCACTGATTACGAACGACGATGGCATCGACTCCTGGTTCCTGCGGGTGCTGGTCGAGGCGATGCAGAACGATTTTGAGGTGGTCGTGGCCGCCCCGATGGGTGAGCAGAGCTGGATCGGCCGCGCCATGAGCCGGCGCCGCGAAGTCCACATCGCCGAAAACGAAACTCTCGGCTGCACTGCCTACGCACTCGACGGCACGCCCAGCGACTGCGTAAACATCGCCCTCGGACACCTCATGGGCGAACGTAAGCCCGACGTGGTCTGCTCCGGCATCAACCTGGGCTACAACGCCTGCCTGCCGCTCATCCTCTCCTCCGGCACCGTGGCCGGGGCAATGGAGGGGGCCTTCTGGGGGCTGCCCGCCGTCGCCTTTTCCCATGTCATCCCGCAGGTGGACTTCGAAGCCATCCGCGAAAAGCACGGCCGCGCCGAAGGCGAAATGGCCGACTCCGTCCGCTGCGCCGCCGCCTTGAGCACGAAGATCGCCCTCTCTCTCGTCGGGCAAAAGCCCGCCTCCCCCACCGTGCACAACATCAACTTCCCCCGGCGCACCTTCGCCGACAGCGAAGTTGTGCGCACGATCCCCTCCCCTATGCCGATGCACTCGCTTTTCGCAAAAGCCGGAGACAGCTCCTTCCGCTTCAACAAGGTCGAACGCGAACCCGCCCCCGACGGCCAACTCGACGACATGGAGGCACTCAACGCGGGCAAAGTCAGCCACACCGTGCTCGACCTGGCCTCCATCGCCGCTCCCGTTCCCGTCTGA
- a CDS encoding polyribonucleotide nucleotidyltransferase: MKQKYSVTASDLGITISTGTIAKQASGAVTISLGETEVFVSATAANSMRPGQDFFPLTVDYREKFSAAGRFPGGYFKREGRPSEKEILTSRLCDRPLRPLFPKGFLNEVQVIGMLMTTDLVNEPDILMVNGASAALMCSDVPWNGPIGCIRLGEIDGEFVVNPTNEQMFESTLDLIYVGNENEMMMIEGSADQMTDERFVEALEFAHKAIQPIIAAQKDLAAQVAKAKKEFELHNAKPEILDMCREQTAGKLAEAVFQDKKQDREAAVDALKESTAEFVKAKVGEENFDENQIAMAFEVLQEEVYRQNILDSGKRVDGRGPEDLRAISCETDVLPRVHGSALFQRGETQSVVNVTLGTTRDTQELDGLTGGPRSKSFILHYNFPPFSVGETGRFTGPGRREIGHGALAERSLLPVLPPEDEFPYAIRVVSDIMESNGSTSMASVCGGTLALMDAGVPITAPVAGISCGLVTKTDENGKINQHVILTDIIGAEDHFGDMDFKICGTSEGITGFQLDLKIHGLPFEIAKEAIKRNKIARDKILSVMTAAIASPNSELKEHAPRIETLQIDPEKIGMLIGPGGKNIKRITEITGAQIDIAEDNSGRVNVFATDGESMARAVKEVEMVTAEIEDGKTYKGIVRSTKEFGAFVECLPGQEGLVHVSELADFRVEKVEDVCKVGDEIVVKCIGRDDRGKVRLSRRAALAEAQGIPYEPKPKPERSGDRGDRGDRGGRGRGGDRGGRGGDRGDRRRRD, encoded by the coding sequence ATGAAGCAAAAATACTCGGTCACAGCCAGTGACCTCGGAATCACGATCTCGACGGGCACCATCGCCAAGCAGGCCAGCGGTGCCGTCACCATCTCTCTGGGGGAAACGGAAGTTTTCGTCAGCGCCACCGCCGCCAACTCCATGCGGCCCGGCCAGGACTTCTTCCCCCTGACGGTTGACTACCGCGAAAAGTTCTCCGCCGCCGGGCGTTTCCCGGGCGGGTACTTCAAGCGCGAAGGTCGCCCCTCGGAAAAGGAAATCCTTACTTCCCGCCTCTGCGACCGTCCCCTGCGTCCGCTCTTCCCCAAGGGCTTCCTCAATGAAGTCCAGGTCATCGGCATGCTCATGACCACCGACCTGGTCAACGAACCGGACATCCTCATGGTCAACGGCGCTTCCGCCGCCCTCATGTGCTCCGACGTGCCGTGGAACGGCCCCATCGGCTGCATCCGCCTCGGCGAAATCGACGGCGAGTTCGTGGTCAACCCGACCAACGAGCAGATGTTTGAATCCACCCTCGACCTCATCTACGTCGGCAACGAAAACGAAATGATGATGATCGAAGGCTCGGCCGACCAGATGACCGACGAGCGCTTCGTCGAGGCCCTGGAGTTCGCCCACAAGGCCATCCAGCCCATCATCGCCGCGCAGAAGGACCTCGCCGCCCAGGTGGCCAAGGCCAAGAAGGAATTCGAGCTGCACAACGCCAAGCCCGAAATCCTCGACATGTGCCGCGAACAGACAGCCGGCAAACTCGCCGAAGCCGTTTTCCAGGACAAGAAGCAGGACCGCGAGGCCGCTGTGGACGCCCTCAAGGAAAGCACCGCCGAGTTTGTGAAGGCAAAGGTCGGCGAAGAAAACTTCGACGAGAACCAGATCGCGATGGCCTTCGAAGTTCTTCAGGAAGAAGTTTACCGCCAGAACATCCTCGACTCCGGCAAGCGCGTTGACGGCCGCGGCCCCGAGGACCTGCGCGCCATCTCCTGCGAGACCGACGTGCTCCCGCGCGTCCACGGCTCCGCCCTCTTCCAACGCGGTGAGACCCAGAGCGTCGTCAATGTCACGCTCGGCACCACCCGCGACACCCAGGAGCTTGACGGCCTCACCGGCGGTCCCCGCTCGAAGTCCTTCATCCTGCACTACAACTTCCCGCCCTTTTCCGTCGGCGAAACCGGCCGCTTCACCGGCCCCGGTCGCCGCGAGATCGGTCACGGCGCGCTGGCCGAGCGTTCGCTCCTGCCCGTGCTCCCGCCCGAGGACGAGTTCCCCTACGCCATCCGCGTGGTCTCCGACATCATGGAGTCCAACGGCTCGACCTCCATGGCCTCCGTCTGCGGCGGCACCCTCGCCCTGATGGACGCCGGCGTGCCGATCACCGCGCCCGTCGCCGGGATCTCCTGCGGCCTCGTCACCAAGACCGACGAGAACGGCAAGATCAACCAGCACGTCATCCTGACGGACATCATCGGTGCCGAAGACCACTTCGGTGACATGGACTTCAAGATCTGCGGCACGAGCGAAGGCATCACCGGCTTCCAGCTCGACCTCAAGATCCACGGTCTGCCCTTCGAAATCGCCAAGGAAGCGATCAAGCGCAACAAGATCGCCCGCGACAAGATCCTGAGCGTCATGACCGCCGCCATCGCCAGCCCGAACTCCGAGCTGAAGGAACATGCCCCGCGCATCGAAACCCTCCAGATCGACCCGGAAAAGATCGGCATGCTGATCGGCCCCGGCGGCAAGAACATCAAGCGCATCACCGAAATCACCGGCGCGCAGATCGACATCGCCGAAGACAACAGCGGCCGCGTCAACGTCTTCGCCACCGATGGCGAGAGCATGGCCCGCGCCGTCAAGGAAGTCGAAATGGTCACCGCCGAAATCGAAGACGGTAAGACCTACAAGGGCATCGTCCGCTCGACCAAGGAGTTCGGCGCTTTCGTCGAATGCCTCCCCGGCCAGGAAGGCCTCGTCCACGTCTCCGAGCTGGCCGACTTCCGCGTCGAAAAGGTCGAGGACGTCTGCAAGGTTGGCGACGAAATCGTGGTCAAGTGCATCGGTCGTGACGACCGTGGCAAGGTTCGCCTGAGCCGCCGCGCCGCCCTCGCCGAAGCCCAGGGCATCCCCTACGAGCCCAAGCCCAAGCCCGAGCGCAGCGGTGACCGTGGTGATCGCGGCGACCGTGGCGGACGTGGCCGTGGTGGTGATCGCGGAGGCCGTGGTGGCGACCGTGGCGACCGCCGCCGCCGCGACTAG
- the rpsO gene encoding 30S ribosomal protein S15 encodes MAEAVDKNKVIGEYKVHEKDTGSCEVQVALLTARIAHLTDHLRTHRKDFHSRRGLIAMTSRRRKLLNYLKRTQLDKYNELIARLGLRR; translated from the coding sequence ATGGCTGAAGCTGTAGACAAAAACAAGGTTATCGGAGAATACAAGGTCCACGAAAAGGACACCGGCTCGTGCGAAGTGCAGGTTGCGCTTCTGACGGCCCGTATCGCCCACCTCACGGACCACCTGCGCACGCACCGGAAAGACTTCCACTCGCGCCGCGGGCTGATCGCCATGACCTCGCGCCGCAGAAAGCTCCTCAACTACCTGAAGCGGACCCAGCTCGACAAGTACAACGAGCTCATCGCCCGCCTCGGTCTGCGCCGCTAG
- a CDS encoding MarR family winged helix-turn-helix transcriptional regulator, with the protein MPSDAGLETLPLVPRGRYDLRILKSLRRIIRSVDVYSRRLAHEHGVTVPQLVCLLKLDELGALTLKELSEEVFLSPSTLVGIIDRLEAHGLIARRRSVRDRRKVRLDLTEKGSALVAASPSPLQDGLAQGLEGLPELERATIALSLEKILDLMEGMPAVETHAEAAPILETRPDLKA; encoded by the coding sequence ATGCCGTCGGACGCAGGCCTGGAAACGCTGCCGCTGGTTCCCAGGGGGCGCTACGACCTGCGCATCCTGAAGTCGCTGCGGCGGATTATCCGCTCGGTGGACGTTTATTCGCGGCGGTTGGCGCACGAGCACGGCGTGACTGTGCCGCAACTGGTCTGCTTGCTTAAGCTCGACGAGTTGGGCGCGCTGACGCTGAAGGAGCTTTCGGAAGAGGTTTTTTTAAGTCCGAGCACGTTGGTGGGAATCATTGACCGGCTGGAGGCGCATGGGCTGATCGCCCGCCGCCGCTCGGTACGCGACCGACGCAAGGTCCGGCTCGACCTGACCGAAAAGGGGAGCGCCCTGGTAGCGGCTTCGCCTTCGCCGTTGCAGGACGGGTTGGCCCAGGGATTGGAGGGGTTGCCTGAGCTTGAGCGGGCCACCATCGCCCTGTCGTTGGAGAAAATTTTGGACCTGATGGAGGGCATGCCCGCAGTGGAGACGCACGCGGAGGCCGCCCCCATTTTGGAGACTCGCCCCGACCTCAAGGCCTGA
- a CDS encoding class I SAM-dependent methyltransferase, whose amino-acid sequence MTNTAKQLKQDYGDDPIAVRETGKYVDEYIGGFVEKWDELIDWDQRAQSEGRFFIDLLKERGAKKVLDVATGTGFHSVRLLNEGFEVISADGTPAMLSQAFRNARANGHVMRTVQADWRWLNRDVHGKYDAVICLGNSFTHLFSERDRRKALAEFYAALRHDGILILDQRNYDIMLDSGSKPRHTYYYCGENVQAEPEHVDEGLARFVYRFPDGSSYNLNMFPLRRNYLVNLMREVGFQTVTTYGDFKETYQQDEPDFFVHVAEKRYPNEEEPS is encoded by the coding sequence ATGACAAACACAGCCAAACAATTGAAACAAGACTACGGCGACGATCCGATCGCAGTTCGCGAAACCGGTAAGTACGTGGACGAGTACATCGGCGGCTTTGTTGAGAAGTGGGATGAATTGATCGACTGGGACCAGCGTGCCCAGTCAGAGGGCCGCTTTTTCATCGATCTGTTGAAGGAACGCGGTGCGAAAAAAGTTCTCGATGTGGCCACAGGGACGGGGTTCCACAGCGTGCGCCTGCTCAACGAGGGCTTTGAGGTGATCAGTGCTGACGGCACGCCCGCCATGCTCTCGCAGGCCTTCCGCAACGCGCGGGCCAACGGCCACGTCATGCGCACGGTGCAGGCCGACTGGCGCTGGCTCAACCGCGATGTCCACGGCAAGTACGACGCCGTCATCTGCCTTGGAAACTCCTTCACGCACCTGTTCTCGGAGCGAGACCGGCGCAAGGCGCTGGCGGAGTTTTACGCCGCGCTGCGCCACGACGGGATCCTCATTCTCGACCAGCGCAACTACGACATCATGCTCGATTCCGGGAGCAAGCCCCGCCACACCTACTACTATTGCGGGGAAAACGTGCAGGCCGAGCCCGAGCACGTGGACGAGGGGCTGGCGCGTTTCGTTTACCGCTTTCCGGACGGCTCGAGCTATAACCTGAACATGTTCCCGCTACGCCGGAACTATCTCGTCAACCTGATGCGTGAAGTGGGCTTCCAGACCGTAACCACCTATGGTGATTTCAAGGAAACCTACCAGCAGGACGAGCCCGACTTTTTCGTCCATGTGGCCGAAAAGCGCTACCCGAACGAAGAGGAGCCGTCATGA
- a CDS encoding SAM-dependent methyltransferase, which yields MSEVVAKTEQYYDSRDADEFYYQVWGGEDIHIGMYHRREESIFEASRRTVERMSARLEDYVAGSTVVDIGSGYGGAARYLAREKGYRVHCLNLSRVQNTRNRQMNDEQTLSVLIDVVDGNFEDMPFNDGLADIVWSQDAILHSGDRFQVFREVDRILKPGGRFVFTDPMQKGGVGRDALQPVLDRIHLDTMGSVEDYDSYAEKLGWEKTGFDDHSDQLPIHYQAVLSNLEQREQELADMINAEYITSMKRGLRHWIDAGNAGLLTWGILAYQKGRG from the coding sequence ATGAGCGAAGTTGTTGCCAAAACCGAGCAGTACTACGACAGCCGCGACGCGGATGAATTCTACTACCAGGTCTGGGGCGGGGAGGACATCCACATCGGGATGTACCATCGGCGCGAAGAGTCGATCTTCGAGGCCAGCCGCCGCACGGTCGAACGCATGTCTGCCCGGCTGGAGGACTACGTCGCCGGGAGCACGGTGGTGGACATCGGTTCGGGGTACGGTGGTGCTGCCCGCTACCTGGCCCGCGAAAAGGGGTACCGCGTCCATTGCCTGAACCTCAGTCGCGTGCAGAATACCCGCAACCGCCAGATGAACGACGAGCAGACCCTTTCGGTCCTGATCGATGTGGTGGACGGTAATTTCGAGGACATGCCTTTCAACGACGGGCTGGCGGATATTGTCTGGTCACAGGATGCTATCCTGCACAGTGGGGACCGTTTCCAGGTCTTCCGTGAGGTGGACCGCATCCTCAAGCCTGGCGGTCGCTTCGTTTTTACAGACCCAATGCAGAAAGGCGGAGTGGGCCGCGATGCCCTGCAACCCGTTCTGGACCGCATCCATCTGGACACGATGGGTTCCGTGGAGGACTACGACAGCTACGCCGAAAAACTGGGCTGGGAGAAGACCGGATTTGATGACCACAGTGACCAGCTTCCGATCCATTATCAGGCCGTGCTAAGCAATCTGGAGCAGCGTGAGCAGGAACTTGCCGACATGATTAACGCGGAGTACATTACGTCCATGAAACGCGGCCTGCGCCACTGGATTGACGCCGGGAATGCAGGTCTGCTGACGTGGGGAATCCTGGCCTACCAGAAGGGCAGAGGCTAA
- a CDS encoding DciA family protein → MHFRPDIEDLIASLRGIPARRSRAKMRSATTLDNLVEVIFERYQIGKDNIEDVIMANWKDVVGERTAHRCRPQRLVQGRKLIILAGSPVIRQELQFNQNRILRKIQALPGCHTINEIVILNG, encoded by the coding sequence GTGCACTTCCGGCCCGACATCGAAGACCTTATCGCCAGCCTGCGCGGCATCCCCGCCAGGCGCAGCCGGGCCAAGATGCGCAGCGCCACCACCCTGGACAACCTGGTCGAGGTGATTTTCGAACGCTACCAGATCGGGAAGGACAACATTGAAGATGTCATCATGGCCAACTGGAAAGACGTTGTCGGCGAGCGCACCGCCCACCGTTGCCGCCCGCAGCGGCTCGTCCAGGGCCGCAAGCTGATTATCCTCGCGGGCAGCCCCGTCATCCGGCAGGAGCTTCAGTTCAATCAAAACCGCATCCTCCGCAAGATTCAGGCGCTGCCCGGCTGCCACACAATCAACGAAATCGTCATCCTCAACGGTTGA
- a CDS encoding HAD-IA family hydrolase has product MFSDIRAITFDVAGTLLSPHPSVGESYAAALEKFGGEARAEELQARFAAAFKQVNAGPRGGILNREGWQEIVALTFAGLCPPEKLPALFDYLWEGYARPSSWRMLPGVREILSRLRGRGYRLGILSNNDERLLRLLRELELDGFFDAVVLSSVVGAGKPHRKMFAAAEEALQAEPAHLLHIGDTPHEDIAGALASGWRAVQVGRQRAFTDERGDPTPGVLHLEGLPELMARLAPQP; this is encoded by the coding sequence ATGTTTAGCGACATTCGCGCCATTACCTTCGACGTTGCCGGGACGCTGCTCTCGCCCCACCCCTCGGTGGGCGAATCCTACGCGGCGGCACTGGAGAAGTTCGGCGGCGAGGCCCGGGCGGAAGAGCTTCAGGCTCGCTTCGCGGCGGCCTTCAAGCAGGTCAACGCCGGGCCGCGCGGGGGTATTCTCAACCGCGAAGGCTGGCAAGAAATCGTAGCACTTACCTTCGCGGGTCTGTGCCCACCGGAAAAGTTGCCCGCGCTTTTTGACTATCTCTGGGAGGGCTACGCCCGCCCCTCCAGTTGGCGGATGCTTCCCGGGGTGCGCGAGATCCTTTCCCGGCTGCGCGGACGCGGCTACCGGCTCGGCATCCTCTCCAACAACGACGAACGCCTCCTGCGACTCCTGCGCGAACTGGAGCTGGACGGCTTTTTCGACGCCGTGGTGCTGTCCTCCGTCGTCGGCGCTGGCAAGCCGCACCGAAAAATGTTTGCTGCCGCCGAGGAGGCCCTCCAGGCCGAACCGGCCCACCTGCTCCACATCGGGGACACCCCGCACGAGGACATTGCCGGGGCGCTGGCCTCGGGCTGGCGGGCGGTCCAGGTCGGGCGTCAACGGGCCTTCACCGACGAGCGCGGCGATCCCACCCCCGGCGTACTGCACCTGGAAGGTTTGCCCGAACTGATGGCCAGACTTGCGCCCCAGCCCTAA
- a CDS encoding galactosyltransferase-related protein, with the protein MKNFSLGLIVNTYRNPRALDKVLAAIHGGTELPHEVILAEDDEDAATAAVAADWRDRLGCPLVHCSQADKGYRRSRILNLAIARATSDYLVFIDGDCIPGKRFVADHKGLAREGCFVQGRRTFLDEKSVPAFLDGRASARKLFWTGKISGRFKAIRLPVPKIKRNRELHGVLGCNLGLWREDLLAVNGYDESFEGWGAEDSDLAARLYHLGRDRLLVHGRAVLLHLNHPFLPRDDYAANKARLQQTLDSGRIRCEHGVDAHR; encoded by the coding sequence GTGAAAAATTTCAGCCTCGGCCTGATTGTTAACACCTACCGCAACCCCCGGGCGCTGGACAAGGTCCTGGCCGCCATCCACGGGGGAACGGAGCTGCCACACGAAGTCATCCTGGCCGAAGACGACGAGGACGCCGCCACTGCCGCCGTCGCCGCCGATTGGCGCGACCGCCTCGGCTGCCCGCTCGTCCACTGCTCGCAGGCAGACAAGGGCTACCGCCGCTCGCGCATTCTCAACCTTGCCATCGCCCGCGCCACCAGCGATTACCTCGTCTTCATCGATGGGGACTGCATCCCCGGCAAACGCTTCGTGGCCGACCACAAGGGGCTGGCCCGCGAAGGCTGTTTCGTACAGGGCCGACGCACCTTTCTGGACGAGAAATCCGTCCCCGCCTTCCTCGACGGCCGCGCCAGCGCACGGAAGCTGTTCTGGACGGGGAAAATCTCGGGTCGCTTCAAGGCCATCCGCCTGCCCGTCCCGAAGATCAAACGCAACCGCGAACTGCACGGCGTGCTCGGCTGCAACCTCGGCCTCTGGCGCGAGGACCTGCTCGCCGTCAACGGCTACGATGAATCCTTCGAGGGCTGGGGCGCGGAAGACTCCGACCTGGCCGCCCGGCTCTACCACCTCGGCCGCGACCGGCTGCTCGTGCACGGGCGGGCCGTCCTGCTGCACTTGAACCATCCCTTCCTCCCCCGCGACGACTACGCCGCCAACAAGGCCCGCCTGCAGCAAACCCTCGACTCGGGCCGCATCCGCTGCGAGCACGGGGTGGACGCACACCGGTAG